One part of the Schistocerca piceifrons isolate TAMUIC-IGC-003096 chromosome 2, iqSchPice1.1, whole genome shotgun sequence genome encodes these proteins:
- the LOC124777898 gene encoding uncharacterized protein LOC124777898 — MDIERLINSVRERPVLWDQKNKYYYNRDFVRQEWNEIAEDCGTDSEELKNKWKSLRDNFRSELKKTRAERSGDEGGMPPFQSSWPWFELITFLTDIMTPRKTKTNVHHSKKNSIATRGRTRRRTIFTSSYRERECVSPDGTNQASSSRLSSEGSVSMPPPSPTLHTNQNKRSKKSTN, encoded by the exons ATGGACATCGAAAGACTAATTAACAGTGTGCGTGAACGCCCTGTGTTGTGggaccagaaaaataaatattactacaaTAGGGATTTTGTTCGTCAAGAATGGAATGAAATAGCTGAAGATTGTGGAacagaca gcgaggaactgaagaataaatggaagaGCCTACGTGACAATTTCCGCTCAGAACTCAAAAAAACTCGTGCTGAACGTTCAGGAGACGAAGGTGGCATGCCGCCTTTCCAATCCAGTTGGCCGTGGTTCGAGCTAATCACCTTCCTGACTGACATAATGACGCCCCGGAAGACCAAGActaatgttcatcacagtaaaaaaaaCAGCATCGCAACACGAGGACGCACACGACGACGTACCATTTTCACCAGCtcttatagagagagagagtgtgtttcaCCTGATGGAACCAACCAAGCCAGCTCTTCAAGACTAAGTTCAGAGGGTAGCGTTTCGATGCCTcctccctcacccaccctacacacaaaccaaaacaagagaTCCAAGAAATCGACAAACTGA
- the LOC124774949 gene encoding chromatin assembly factor 1 p55 subunit, translated as MGDKDGETFDDAVEERVINEEYKIWKKNTPFLYDLVMTHALEWPSLTAQWLPDVTRPEGKDYSVHRLILGTHTSDEQNHLLIASVQLPNEDAQFDASHYDNEKGEFGGFGSVSGKIEIEIKINHEGEVNRARFMPQNPCVIATKTPSSDVLVFDYTKHPSKPDPSGECHPDLRLRGHQKEGYGLSWNPNLNGYLLSASDDHTICLWDINATPKENRIIDAKTIFTGHTAVVEDVAWHLLHESLFGSVADDQKLMIWDTRCNNTSKPSHTVDAHTAEVNCLSFNPYSEFILATGSADKTVALWDLRNLKLKLHSFESHKDEIFQVQWSPHNETILASSGTDRRLHVWDLSKIGEEQSGEDAEDGPPELLFIHGGHTAKISDFSWNPNEPWVICSVSEDNIMQVWQMAENIYNDEEPEAAAAELEPGAS; from the exons AAACCTTTGATGATGCTGTGGAGGAGAGAGTTATTAATGAGGAATATAAGATCTGGAAGAAAAATACACCTTTTTTATATGATCTTGTGATGACTCATGCTTTAGAATGGCCTTCGCTGACTGCTCAGTGGTTGCCAGATGTGACAAG ACCTGAAGGAAAAGACTATTCTGTACATAGACTGATTCTTGGCACACATACATCTGATGAGCAGAATCATTTGCTCATTGCTAGTGTTCAGTTGCCAAATGAAGATGCACAGTTTGATGCATCACATTACGACAATGAGAAAGGAG AGTTTGGAGGCTTTGGATCAGTGAGTGGTAAaatagaaattgaaataaaaattaaccaTGAAGGAGAAGTAAACAGAGCTCGTTTTATGCCCCAGAATCCATGTGTAATAGCAACAAAAACACCATCAAGCGATGTTCTGGTATTTGATTACACGAAGCATCCTTCCAAACCTGACCCAAGTGGCGAATGTCATCCAGATTTGAG ACTTCGTGGACATCAGAAAGAAGGTTATGGCCTGTCATGGAATCCTAATCTCAATGGATATCTGTTAAGTGCTTCTGATGATCATACAATATGTCTGTGGGATATAAATGCAACTCCTAAAGAGAACCGCATAATTGATGCCAAAACAATTTTTACTGGACACACAGCTGTAGTAGAG GATGTGGCTTGGCATTTACTCCACGAGTCACTTTTTGGATCTGTAGCTGATGACCAAAAATTGATGATTTGGGATACTAGGTGCAACAACACAAGCAAACCTTCGCATACAGTGGATGCTCACACAGCAGAAGTGAACTGTCTGTCTTTCAATCCATATTCAGAATTTATATTGGCTACGGGCAGTGCTGACAAG ACTGTGGCTTTGTGGGATCTCCGAAATCTCAAACTTAAGCTTCATTCATTTGAATCTCACAAGGATGAAATATTCCAG GTTCAGTGGTCTCCTCATAATGAGACAATCCTGGCTTCAAGTGGAACAGATAGAAGACTACACGTTTGGGACTTAAGTAAGATTGGAGAGGAACAGAGTGGCGAGGACGCTGAAGACGGACCTCCAGAACTTTTG TTCATTCATGGTGGACACACTGCCAAGATATCAGATTTCTCTTGGAACCCAAATGAGCCATGGGTAATTTGCTCAGTTTCTGAGGATAACATTATGCAG GTGTGGCAGATGGCTGaaaatatttataatgatgaagAACCTGAAGCAGCTGCAGCAGAACTTGAACCTGGAGCATCATAA